A region of Kribbella sp. NBC_01245 DNA encodes the following proteins:
- a CDS encoding class I SAM-dependent methyltransferase encodes MTTLSEELRASWEKQQSIHAPDRELRFQLMLDNVELLSGRPARVLDLACGPGSITRRVLQRFPFAQVVALDIDPLLLDLARTAFAGDERVEVVEGQLADPAWDAGLAPGFDAILTSTAMHWLPPEALAGVYAGAARLLRPGGVFANADHVPLADPVLRQAADDLHAQRLRDTFSAGAESCDDWYHRAYAEPAYAGLWEERSRRLSHWIGDLLEPADWHVDRLRQAGFAHAEVVWRRGNDAVVVAVKPG; translated from the coding sequence ATGACAACACTTTCCGAAGAACTGCGCGCCAGCTGGGAGAAGCAGCAATCCATCCACGCGCCTGATCGTGAGCTCCGCTTTCAGTTGATGCTGGACAACGTCGAGCTGTTGAGCGGCCGCCCGGCCCGGGTTCTGGATCTCGCGTGCGGACCTGGTTCGATCACGCGGCGGGTGTTGCAGCGGTTCCCCTTCGCCCAAGTGGTTGCTCTGGACATCGATCCGTTGTTGCTCGACTTGGCTCGTACTGCTTTTGCCGGCGATGAACGGGTTGAGGTGGTTGAGGGGCAACTGGCTGATCCGGCTTGGGATGCCGGGTTGGCGCCTGGGTTTGACGCGATCCTCACGTCAACGGCGATGCACTGGTTGCCGCCTGAAGCCTTGGCTGGTGTGTATGCGGGCGCTGCTCGGCTATTGCGTCCGGGCGGGGTCTTCGCGAACGCCGACCACGTGCCGCTGGCAGATCCGGTACTACGCCAAGCCGCCGACGACCTCCACGCCCAACGCCTACGCGACACGTTCTCGGCCGGCGCCGAAAGCTGCGACGACTGGTACCACCGCGCCTACGCCGAGCCGGCATACGCGGGTCTCTGGGAAGAACGATCCCGGCGCCTATCCCACTGGATCGGCGATTTGCTCGAGCCGGCCGACTGGCATGTCGATCGGCTCCGCCAGGCTGGGTTTGCGCATGCCGAGGTTGTCTGGCGTCGGGGGAACGATGCTGTGGTTGTTGCGGTCAAGCCGGGGTGA
- a CDS encoding LysR family transcriptional regulator yields MDVDLRLVRYFLVMAEELHFTAAARRLYVSQPALSNQIRRLEAQLGFQLFDRTSRGVTLTPEGAAFVPHAQKALAAIRAGIADAAATSGRSDVLRIDVLESALAAPQAVLARLRDRFPTMRLEVSSRGSAEQDRRLLAGDLDLGLCGATATQPDGLDQLVIHREPLGVAVPAEHRLAKADAINLADLAHELHYLPRDDFAPEWNALVVAQCAAAGFSPRRHPASTDGTGPALELVRAGECVALGLLSTPCPDGVVVRPLRDAIPRYEWVVRWRQPGTQRTREAVDAISSGRSGSPLL; encoded by the coding sequence ATGGATGTAGATCTGAGGTTGGTCCGCTACTTCCTGGTCATGGCCGAGGAGTTGCACTTCACCGCGGCCGCGCGGCGGTTGTACGTGTCGCAACCGGCCCTGAGCAACCAGATCCGACGGCTCGAAGCGCAGCTCGGTTTCCAGCTCTTCGACCGTACGTCGCGAGGCGTGACGCTCACCCCCGAGGGCGCGGCGTTCGTCCCGCATGCCCAGAAGGCGTTGGCCGCGATCCGCGCGGGCATCGCGGATGCGGCCGCCACGAGCGGGCGTAGCGACGTACTGCGTATTGATGTTCTCGAGTCTGCGCTTGCGGCACCGCAGGCGGTGTTGGCCCGGCTACGCGACCGCTTTCCGACCATGCGGCTGGAAGTGAGTAGTCGCGGCAGCGCCGAGCAGGACCGGCGCCTTCTCGCCGGCGACCTCGATCTCGGCCTCTGCGGAGCCACGGCGACCCAACCGGATGGGCTCGACCAATTGGTCATCCATCGCGAACCACTCGGCGTTGCCGTACCGGCTGAGCATCGGTTGGCAAAGGCGGACGCGATAAACCTGGCCGATCTCGCGCACGAGTTGCACTACCTCCCGCGGGACGACTTCGCGCCGGAGTGGAATGCGCTGGTGGTTGCGCAGTGTGCGGCGGCGGGGTTCAGCCCGCGACGGCATCCCGCGAGTACGGATGGCACGGGCCCGGCGCTGGAGTTGGTTCGGGCGGGGGAGTGCGTTGCGTTGGGGTTGTTGTCGACGCCTTGTCCGGATGGCGTGGTGGTACGGCCGTTGCGCGACGCGATCCCGCGGTACGAGTGGGTGGTTCGCTGGCGCCAGCCCGGTACGCAGCGAACTCGCGAGGCAGTCGACGCGATTAGCTCGGGTAGGTCTGGATCTCCGTTGCTTTGA
- the lanKC gene encoding class III lanthionine synthetase LanKC has product MAQYELFCVADRTFYDSPTNRGADYPDFAQTTQPVPPGWDHEPGDVWMNYAPTGVVLPPQGWKIHVSSSLEGADHTLAVVWDYCVPRGIAFKFLRNLPVMVMLNSKSATRGSSGKLVTIYPADEAQLELVLKELDDLLPGVKGPYILSDLRFGEGALFVRYGAFATRYCLSDLGERVLALEDGNGRLVPDVRGATFAVPAWVTLPSFLEPHLKARNAVTTNELAYAIESVIQFSNGGGVYLGHHLESKARVVLKEGRPLAGWDDAGRDAVARIGHERDILERLAGLDVVPAVHDYFTLGEHHFLVEEFVDANPLQRLVVTKYPLTRPDPTTEQLATYTEWALDMIAKVSAAVEALHGRGVVFNDLHPDNVLIGHEERLVLIDFEVATLASEQARSALAHPGYAAPGDRQGVEVDRYALACLTLGMFAPQTTMLLQLNPAKAYHLADLITETFPVPRATIDTAVRTIVGDHPAEPIADVTNWPEARDAITRAIVAHATPQRDDRLFPGDIAQFEPGGGVNLSYGAAGVLYALARTGAGRFPDYEEWLWRHTLTSQDIRLGLYDGLHGVAHVLDELGHRDRALDLVDRCLQPQIEHELGLHSGLAGIGLNLLHFADEIGLAAATRAIDEVADRLGGPEDVPQVSGEGNPRAGLMFGSSGPALLFLHAYERFADAGLLDLAKIALQQDLRRCSSDATGMLQVNQGWRLLPYLAEGSAGISLVLDRYLRHCPDDELVAAQDALRDVTKCDYFVQPDLFMGRAGILLAAAEDETRDQLVRGLGWHALPDGTGLTFPGHQLLRLSMDLATGSAGVLLAMGAAALRPQRISLPFLGSPQRSEPE; this is encoded by the coding sequence GTGGCGCAGTACGAGCTCTTCTGCGTGGCCGACCGGACGTTCTACGACTCCCCGACGAACCGTGGTGCGGACTATCCGGACTTCGCGCAGACTACCCAGCCGGTGCCTCCCGGCTGGGATCACGAGCCTGGCGACGTCTGGATGAACTACGCCCCGACCGGAGTGGTCCTGCCACCGCAGGGATGGAAGATCCACGTCTCATCCTCCCTGGAGGGCGCGGACCACACGCTCGCCGTCGTTTGGGACTACTGCGTGCCGCGGGGTATCGCCTTCAAGTTCCTGCGCAACCTGCCGGTGATGGTGATGCTCAACTCGAAGTCGGCGACACGCGGATCGAGCGGCAAACTCGTCACCATCTACCCGGCCGATGAGGCGCAGCTCGAGCTGGTGCTCAAGGAGCTCGATGACCTACTGCCTGGCGTCAAAGGGCCTTATATTCTTAGCGATCTGCGTTTCGGTGAAGGTGCGCTGTTCGTGCGGTACGGCGCATTCGCCACCAGGTACTGCCTCAGCGATCTCGGCGAGCGCGTCCTCGCATTGGAGGACGGAAACGGCCGGCTCGTTCCGGATGTGCGCGGCGCCACTTTCGCCGTACCGGCCTGGGTGACTTTGCCGTCATTCCTCGAGCCGCATCTCAAGGCCCGGAACGCCGTCACTACCAACGAATTGGCCTACGCGATCGAGAGCGTGATCCAGTTCTCGAACGGTGGCGGTGTCTACCTCGGGCATCACCTCGAGTCGAAGGCGCGCGTCGTGCTGAAGGAAGGCCGTCCGCTGGCAGGGTGGGACGATGCCGGCCGGGACGCCGTGGCCCGGATCGGCCATGAAAGGGACATCCTCGAGCGGCTCGCGGGCCTGGACGTCGTACCGGCGGTGCATGACTACTTCACCCTCGGGGAGCACCACTTCCTGGTGGAGGAGTTCGTCGACGCGAACCCGTTGCAGCGCTTGGTGGTCACGAAGTACCCGCTGACCCGGCCGGACCCGACGACCGAGCAACTCGCGACGTACACCGAGTGGGCGCTCGACATGATCGCCAAGGTGTCCGCGGCCGTCGAGGCCTTGCACGGAAGGGGTGTGGTGTTCAACGACCTCCACCCCGACAACGTGTTGATCGGCCACGAGGAGCGTCTCGTCCTGATCGACTTCGAGGTGGCGACGCTCGCGTCCGAGCAGGCCCGTTCGGCACTGGCGCATCCGGGATACGCGGCACCCGGTGATCGCCAGGGCGTGGAGGTCGACCGGTATGCGCTGGCCTGTCTCACACTCGGCATGTTCGCGCCGCAGACGACCATGCTGCTACAGCTCAACCCGGCCAAGGCGTATCACCTCGCGGACCTCATCACCGAGACCTTCCCGGTGCCTAGGGCAACGATCGACACAGCCGTCCGGACCATCGTCGGCGACCACCCCGCGGAGCCCATCGCCGACGTCACCAACTGGCCCGAGGCCCGCGACGCGATCACCCGGGCCATCGTCGCCCACGCCACTCCGCAACGAGATGACCGCCTGTTCCCCGGCGATATCGCGCAATTCGAGCCCGGTGGTGGGGTGAACTTGTCGTACGGCGCGGCCGGCGTTCTCTACGCCTTGGCCCGCACCGGTGCTGGCCGATTCCCGGACTACGAGGAGTGGCTCTGGCGGCACACTTTAACGTCACAAGACATCAGGCTGGGCCTGTACGACGGCCTGCACGGCGTCGCCCATGTGCTCGATGAGCTAGGCCATCGTGACCGGGCGCTCGACCTGGTCGATCGTTGCCTCCAGCCACAAATCGAGCACGAATTGGGCCTGCACTCCGGCCTGGCCGGCATCGGACTGAACCTGCTGCACTTCGCCGACGAGATCGGCCTGGCGGCGGCGACCCGGGCGATCGACGAGGTGGCCGATCGCCTTGGCGGACCAGAGGACGTGCCGCAGGTCAGCGGCGAGGGCAATCCGCGCGCCGGGCTGATGTTCGGCTCGTCCGGCCCGGCCCTGCTCTTCCTGCACGCCTACGAGCGATTCGCCGATGCCGGCCTGCTCGACCTGGCGAAGATCGCCCTGCAGCAGGACCTCCGGCGCTGTTCATCAGATGCCACGGGAATGTTGCAGGTCAACCAGGGCTGGCGGCTTTTGCCTTATCTGGCAGAAGGTTCGGCAGGTATCAGCCTGGTCCTCGACCGCTATCTGCGGCACTGCCCCGACGACGAGTTGGTCGCCGCGCAGGACGCCCTGCGCGATGTCACCAAGTGCGACTACTTCGTCCAGCCAGACCTCTTCATGGGCCGCGCCGGCATCCTGCTCGCTGCCGCCGAAGACGAAACCAGGGATCAGCTGGTTCGTGGTCTCGGCTGGCATGCCCTGCCCGACGGAACGGGCCTCACATTCCCCGGTCACCAGCTCCTGCGCCTGTCAATGGATCTGGCGACCGGTTCGGCCGGCGTCTTGCTGGCTATGGGAGCAGCCGCTTTGCGGCCGCAGCGGATCTCCCTTCCATTCCTCGGATCACCCCAGCGGTCCGAGCCCGAATGA
- a CDS encoding SapB/AmfS family lanthipeptide gives MALLDLQGLEAPSGGGGGSNGGGSTLTVLGCGSRRPSNLSVLLCH, from the coding sequence ATGGCACTTCTCGACCTGCAAGGTCTCGAGGCCCCCAGCGGTGGCGGCGGTGGCAGTAATGGTGGCGGTAGCACCTTGACCGTCCTCGGTTGTGGTTCCAGGCGTCCGAGCAACCTGAGCGTGCTGCTGTGCCACTGA
- a CDS encoding ABC transporter ATP-binding protein, with the protein MRGRGWLPVIGLTALLGSGVALALPSVLGRTIDTIVANGNVQGWLAIATGLVVLGITCSLVDSFAGTAYEAGTTAGLRHQLVRRVLAGGPAGVRECDTGDLVSRVSGSAVDAAQAGIARVTAFAAIIPPAGSLVLLIRIDPWLAVAFFLGVLLVIGVLWLFARRTAEVSLAYAETQGRIAALLTESLAGIRTITAARTTSVEKRRILALLPELHRHGLETWRVLARSGAQAAVAGPLVLISVLAVAGIELANHRITAGDLFAAAQYAVLGAGLGSLTGVLGELARSRAGLQRISLDIEPIAHGTLSLPPGPGRLTFDEVTADGLRIDLEVPGGSTVAVVGPGGAGKSVLAELAARLRDPSDGLVLLDGIPLQALSSQALSSAVGCAFERPTLVGATVGEAISGGAVNPLRTLASARATRAHDFVSRLPQGYQTPLLEAPMSGGERQRLGLARAWHARRLLVLDDATSSLDTATELQISQTLANDPLRRTKLIVTHRAATAARADLVIWLQRGQVRGFAPHEQLLQDPAYRKAFQ; encoded by the coding sequence ATGCGCGGCCGCGGCTGGTTGCCCGTGATCGGCCTCACCGCCTTGCTGGGCAGCGGTGTGGCACTCGCGCTGCCATCGGTACTGGGCCGGACGATCGACACAATCGTTGCCAATGGCAACGTCCAAGGCTGGTTGGCGATCGCCACCGGGCTGGTCGTCCTCGGTATCACCTGCAGCCTCGTGGACTCCTTCGCGGGCACGGCCTACGAAGCCGGTACGACGGCTGGGCTACGCCACCAACTGGTACGTCGCGTCCTGGCGGGCGGTCCCGCCGGCGTCCGCGAATGCGATACCGGCGACCTGGTCAGCCGCGTCTCGGGTAGCGCGGTCGACGCAGCTCAGGCCGGTATCGCCCGGGTCACCGCTTTCGCCGCGATCATCCCGCCTGCGGGGAGTCTCGTCCTGCTGATACGGATCGACCCGTGGCTCGCGGTTGCCTTCTTCCTAGGCGTCCTGCTCGTCATCGGTGTGCTCTGGCTCTTCGCCCGGCGAACCGCCGAGGTCAGCCTCGCGTACGCAGAAACCCAGGGCCGGATCGCGGCCCTCCTGACGGAATCCCTGGCAGGCATCCGGACGATCACCGCTGCGCGGACCACCTCGGTCGAGAAACGCCGCATCCTCGCACTGCTACCCGAACTCCACCGGCACGGCCTGGAAACCTGGCGAGTGCTCGCGCGATCCGGTGCTCAGGCCGCCGTTGCCGGACCACTCGTCCTCATCTCCGTTCTGGCCGTCGCCGGTATCGAGCTCGCGAACCACCGCATCACCGCGGGCGATCTCTTTGCCGCCGCCCAGTACGCCGTACTCGGCGCGGGCCTCGGCAGCCTCACCGGTGTCCTGGGCGAATTGGCCCGATCCCGCGCCGGCCTGCAGCGAATCAGCCTGGACATCGAACCCATTGCCCATGGCACCCTTTCGCTACCACCCGGCCCCGGCCGGCTGACCTTCGATGAGGTGACCGCGGACGGACTGCGAATCGACTTGGAGGTGCCGGGCGGATCGACCGTGGCCGTCGTCGGACCAGGCGGCGCGGGCAAATCGGTGCTGGCCGAGCTGGCCGCACGCCTTCGTGATCCGTCGGACGGACTGGTGCTGCTGGACGGAATTCCCTTGCAGGCCTTGAGTTCCCAGGCGCTGAGCTCCGCCGTGGGTTGCGCGTTCGAGCGGCCAACGCTGGTCGGCGCGACGGTGGGCGAGGCGATTTCCGGAGGCGCGGTCAATCCGCTGCGGACGTTGGCCTCGGCCCGGGCGACCCGCGCACACGACTTCGTCAGCCGGTTACCGCAGGGCTATCAGACTCCGTTGCTCGAAGCACCTATGTCAGGGGGCGAACGGCAACGATTGGGACTCGCCAGAGCATGGCACGCCCGTCGTCTGCTGGTCCTCGACGACGCCACCTCGAGCCTCGACACCGCTACCGAACTCCAGATCAGCCAGACCCTGGCGAACGACCCCTTACGCCGTACCAAACTGATCGTGACGCATCGGGCCGCCACGGCCGCGCGAGCAGACCTGGTGATCTGGTTGCAGCGCGGCCAGGTCCGCGGGTTCGCCCCGCACGAGCAGTTATTGCAGGACCCGGCATACCGGAAGGCCTTCCAGTGA
- a CDS encoding IS30 family transposase, which produces MTRAAKEVGVHPGTARDWHHGVRRVGNTRVYPDGRVVDYGTTTRYSTSMTPSADAVISDRYLCLDQRLAIADGRVNKLTLTAIAAGIGKDKSTVSREIRAHSVEGTYLPHQAHRDAAAARARPKTSKLVTDPALREQVELGLERKLSPEQISNRLVKDFPDDESMRVSHETIYKALYFQARGGLKREVQTALRTGRTRRKPQRQPGQRQHRFVEEMIMISERPAEADDRAVPGHWEGDLIMGENNRSAIATLVERTTRYTMLVHLPGGHDAEQVRDGLIATMKTLPGHLRGSLTWDQGCEMAKHKQFSIATDMAVYFCDPHSPWQRGTNENTNGLLRQYFPKGTDLSIHGPEDLEHVAQELNGRPRKTLDWDTPAERLRDLLTT; this is translated from the coding sequence ATCACGCGCGCAGCCAAGGAGGTGGGCGTGCATCCGGGTACTGCGCGGGACTGGCATCACGGGGTCCGCAGGGTGGGCAACACGCGGGTCTATCCCGATGGGCGGGTCGTGGACTACGGCACCACAACCCGATACTCCACTTCCATGACCCCATCAGCTGACGCGGTGATCAGCGACCGTTACCTGTGCCTGGACCAGCGGCTGGCGATCGCCGATGGGCGGGTCAACAAACTCACCTTGACCGCGATCGCGGCCGGCATCGGCAAGGACAAGTCCACAGTCTCTCGTGAGATCCGCGCCCACAGTGTTGAAGGAACCTACCTGCCCCACCAGGCCCACCGCGACGCTGCGGCCGCCAGGGCCCGGCCCAAGACCTCAAAGCTGGTCACCGATCCCGCGTTGCGTGAGCAGGTCGAGCTGGGTCTGGAGCGGAAGTTGTCGCCGGAGCAGATTTCGAACAGGCTCGTCAAGGACTTCCCCGACGACGAGAGCATGCGCGTGAGCCACGAGACGATCTACAAGGCGCTCTACTTCCAGGCCCGCGGCGGCCTCAAACGCGAAGTCCAGACCGCGCTGCGCACCGGACGGACCCGCCGCAAACCACAACGCCAGCCCGGCCAGCGCCAGCACCGGTTCGTCGAGGAGATGATCATGATCTCCGAGCGGCCCGCCGAGGCCGACGATCGCGCGGTTCCCGGCCACTGGGAAGGCGACCTGATCATGGGCGAGAACAACCGGTCCGCGATCGCCACCCTGGTCGAACGCACCACCCGCTACACGATGCTGGTCCACCTGCCCGGCGGCCACGACGCCGAACAGGTCCGCGACGGTCTCATCGCGACGATGAAAACCCTGCCCGGCCATCTGCGCGGCTCGCTGACCTGGGACCAGGGCTGCGAAATGGCCAAACACAAACAGTTCTCCATCGCCACCGACATGGCCGTCTACTTCTGCGACCCGCACTCCCCCTGGCAGCGCGGCACCAACGAAAACACCAACGGACTACTGCGCCAGTACTTCCCCAAGGGCACCGACCTGAGCATCCACGGACCCGAAGACCTCGAACACGTCGCCCAAGAACTCAACGGGCGACCACGCAAAACGCTCGACTGGGACACCCCAGCCGAACGCCTACGTGATCTACTCACCACCTAG
- a CDS encoding sulfate/molybdate ABC transporter ATP-binding protein, translating into MSLTAQLQVTRGSFQLDIALAIAPGEVVALLGPNGAGKTTAIRTLAGLLPLTDGFIRLGDDAWDEPPKTFQPADKRPLGVVFQDYLLFNHLTALENVAFGLRARGNDRHTARAQALGWLETMGLASFARQRPRALSGGQAQRVALARALATKPELLLLDEPLAALDAGTTLHVRAELGHHLSRFEGRTLLVTHDPLDAMVLADRLVIIENGRIVQEGPPGEIARRPRTDYVAQLVGLNLYRGSADGTAVALADGGTITIAEPARGPVHVAFPPTAISLYAERPSGSPRNTWPVIVRTVEQHAHTVRVRLDGPPALLADVTPAAVADLRLRPGLPLWATLKATEIQTYPS; encoded by the coding sequence ATGAGCCTCACCGCCCAGCTCCAGGTCACGCGCGGGTCTTTCCAACTCGACATCGCTCTGGCGATCGCGCCGGGGGAAGTCGTCGCGTTGCTCGGGCCAAACGGCGCCGGCAAGACAACCGCGATCCGTACGCTGGCAGGCTTGTTGCCCTTGACCGATGGGTTCATCCGGCTTGGCGACGACGCGTGGGACGAACCACCCAAGACGTTCCAGCCTGCCGACAAACGCCCGCTCGGCGTGGTGTTCCAGGACTACCTGTTGTTCAATCACCTTACGGCGTTGGAGAATGTCGCCTTCGGATTACGGGCCCGAGGCAACGATCGGCATACCGCCCGCGCGCAGGCCCTTGGCTGGTTGGAGACGATGGGCCTCGCGTCGTTCGCGCGCCAACGACCGCGCGCGTTGTCCGGCGGGCAGGCCCAGCGGGTGGCGTTGGCGCGGGCTCTCGCGACGAAGCCGGAGTTGCTCCTGCTGGACGAACCACTCGCTGCGCTGGACGCCGGGACCACTTTGCACGTACGGGCCGAGCTCGGGCACCACCTCAGCCGGTTCGAGGGACGGACGTTGCTGGTCACTCACGATCCGCTCGACGCGATGGTGCTGGCCGATCGGCTCGTCATCATCGAGAACGGCCGGATCGTCCAGGAGGGACCACCCGGCGAGATCGCCCGCCGGCCGCGGACCGACTACGTGGCCCAGTTGGTCGGGCTCAACCTTTATCGCGGTAGCGCGGACGGTACCGCGGTCGCGCTGGCCGACGGCGGCACCATCACCATCGCCGAACCGGCTCGCGGCCCGGTGCACGTGGCCTTCCCGCCGACCGCGATCAGCCTGTACGCCGAACGCCCGTCGGGTAGTCCGCGGAACACCTGGCCCGTCATCGTGCGTACGGTCGAGCAACACGCGCACACCGTCCGCGTACGCCTCGACGGACCACCCGCGCTACTCGCCGACGTAACCCCGGCCGCCGTCGCCGACCTTCGCCTGCGACCGGGTCTACCGCTCTGGGCCACGCTCAAAGCAACGGAGATCCAGACCTACCCGAGCTAA
- a CDS encoding prolyl oligopeptidase family serine peptidase produces the protein MRRSDIVEVLHGHVVADPYRWLEDTADPDTVAWRAAQDERWLTYAATLPGRYAFRTKVAARTRTGMVSPPVWRGDRHFFLRRRAGQDHPVLYVVRAGVEQALVDPTHLDPTGQTTLDHWEPSPNGRLLAYQISRGGTEQSTLHILDVETGDPADDPIDGCRYSPVAWLPDCRAFYFVRNRQVLRHHLGSRDDLVVRAAPASYGLELSTDGRWLTISAAEGSRNDLWLVDLAEPGHDLRVVQDGVDAQTAMTVGPDGRLYVATTHKAPSGRICVGDPFHPELEHWQELVSEVPGAPLTEIAVLDDLLLVGRSRHALSEIGCHDRKTGARLGDVPLPGLGSVGGLTSRPTGGSEAWFGYTDSVTPGAVYRYDARSGAVELWDGTPSPVEGIQSHQISFTSKDGTTVRMVVLAKPGADPRPAILYGYGGFGLSLTPTYSAFTMAWVEAGGVFATANLRGGGEEGAEWHRAGVLDRKQNVIDDYLAAAETLIAEGWTTSRQLGLCGESNGGLLVGAAITQRPDLFAAAVCSAPVLDMIRYERSGLGPSWVPEYGSAEDPAQIAHLLAYSPYHRVTEGTDYPATLFTVFDGDTRVDPWHARKMCAALQHATGGSRPILLRAESGVGHGNGTVSRGVGLAADMLAFLGANTGLT, from the coding sequence GTGAGGCGTTCAGACATCGTCGAGGTGCTGCACGGCCATGTCGTCGCGGACCCGTATCGATGGCTAGAGGACACCGCTGATCCCGATACCGTGGCCTGGCGGGCCGCGCAGGACGAGCGATGGCTGACGTACGCCGCGACGCTGCCCGGGCGCTACGCCTTCCGCACCAAGGTCGCCGCCCGAACCCGGACCGGCATGGTCTCGCCGCCCGTCTGGCGTGGTGATCGGCACTTCTTCCTGCGCCGCCGCGCCGGGCAGGACCACCCTGTCCTGTACGTCGTCCGCGCGGGCGTCGAGCAGGCCCTGGTCGATCCGACGCACCTGGATCCGACCGGCCAGACCACTCTCGACCACTGGGAGCCGTCCCCGAACGGCCGCCTGCTCGCCTACCAGATCTCGAGAGGTGGTACCGAGCAATCCACCTTGCACATCCTCGATGTCGAGACCGGCGATCCGGCCGATGATCCGATCGATGGTTGCCGGTACTCCCCAGTCGCCTGGTTGCCCGACTGCCGTGCGTTCTACTTCGTTCGCAATCGCCAGGTCCTGCGGCACCACCTCGGTAGTCGCGATGACCTCGTGGTGCGAGCGGCGCCGGCGTCGTACGGGCTGGAGCTCAGTACGGACGGCCGCTGGCTGACGATCTCGGCCGCGGAGGGTTCGCGCAATGACCTCTGGCTGGTCGATCTGGCCGAGCCGGGTCACGACCTCCGCGTCGTCCAAGATGGCGTCGACGCACAAACCGCGATGACGGTGGGACCGGATGGGCGGCTGTACGTCGCGACCACGCACAAGGCGCCGAGCGGGCGGATCTGCGTGGGCGATCCGTTCCATCCCGAGCTGGAGCACTGGCAGGAGCTGGTCTCCGAGGTTCCGGGTGCACCGCTGACCGAGATCGCCGTGCTGGATGACTTGTTGCTGGTCGGCCGGAGTAGGCACGCGCTGAGCGAGATCGGCTGTCACGATCGGAAGACGGGCGCGCGCCTTGGCGACGTACCGCTGCCCGGCCTCGGCTCGGTCGGTGGGCTCACCAGTCGGCCGACGGGGGGTTCGGAGGCCTGGTTCGGCTACACGGACAGCGTCACGCCCGGGGCCGTCTACCGGTACGACGCACGCTCGGGCGCAGTCGAGTTGTGGGACGGGACGCCGAGCCCGGTCGAGGGGATCCAGTCGCACCAGATCTCGTTCACCTCCAAGGACGGTACGACGGTCCGGATGGTGGTGCTGGCCAAACCCGGCGCCGACCCGCGACCGGCGATCCTCTATGGGTACGGCGGTTTCGGGCTGTCGCTCACCCCCACCTATTCCGCATTCACGATGGCGTGGGTCGAGGCCGGTGGGGTGTTCGCGACGGCCAACCTGCGCGGCGGTGGCGAGGAAGGTGCCGAGTGGCATCGAGCTGGAGTTCTTGACCGCAAGCAGAACGTCATCGACGACTACCTCGCCGCGGCCGAGACCCTGATCGCCGAGGGGTGGACGACTTCGCGGCAGCTCGGGTTGTGCGGCGAGTCGAACGGCGGCCTATTGGTCGGCGCGGCGATCACGCAGCGGCCGGACCTCTTCGCGGCTGCGGTTTGCTCGGCGCCGGTGCTCGACATGATCCGCTACGAACGTTCGGGCCTCGGGCCATCCTGGGTGCCCGAATACGGGTCGGCCGAAGACCCCGCGCAGATCGCCCACCTCCTGGCCTATTCGCCGTACCACCGGGTGACCGAGGGCACCGACTATCCGGCCACGCTGTTCACCGTGTTCGACGGCGATACCCGGGTCGATCCGTGGCACGCCCGCAAGATGTGCGCCGCGCTCCAGCACGCGACCGGCGGATCGCGGCCCATTCTGCTCCGGGCCGAGAGCGGCGTCGGCCACGGCAACGGCACGGTCAGCCGTGGCGTCGGTCTGGCCGCGGACATGCTCGCCTTCCTCGGCGCCAACACCGGGCTGACCTGA